TACTGAGCTGGAAAAAGACGTTATAGAATATCCGGTGGATCCCAAACGGCAATCCGTTCCTGACCATCAGCATCAGGCTGCTCCGTTCAACGCGCGGCCTGATTTCCCTTCTGAGGGCGAAAAACAGGAGTACACTAATCAGTATATACGTAAACAAATGGGTAAACGTAATTGCGACGACTCCCATCCCGGCAAAGATCACCGCAATGGTCAGTCCTCCGATCAGAAAGGTGGTCAAAAACTGGAAGGCTGCAGCCAGGTAGAGCTTCTGAACGGCTTGATAATAGTTATAGACCGACTGATTCAGCGCATTGAAAGACACAGCCACGCCCAAAACGACAACCATTTCTTTGGTCGACGTATTGTATCCGGCTGGGAACATAAAGATGACCATTAATAGAAAACACCCAATGGAGATTACGGACTTGACAAACAGCGTGTTGCCGAAATACCGCGGCAATTCGGCCAGGTTCCTCGAACAATCCTGCACCATGAGCTGGCTGATTCCAAGCTCCGCAAACAGAATAAACGTTCCGACGAACGCGTACGCTGTGGAGTAATCTCCAAATGGTCCCGGGCCAAGGTAGCGGGTAACAAATATACCCACCACGGCGGCAATGGCCTTGGCAAGTACTCCTGATATTCCCAGGGCCGCAGCATTTTTAGCGATCAGGCGGGTATCCAAACTCTATCACTTCTTCTTTAGCTTTTCTTTATTAGACTTTACGGTTTCTCTTGGATGCTTCGATCTATTTCCATCTTTTCAGTCATGTTTTTAAGCCTTAATTCTCAAATCTGCTGTAAATCTTCAGCAGCTTTTCCTCCATTTTGCCCCAGTTGTACTCTTCTCTGACAGCCTTGATGCCGTTATCGCCCATCTCTTTGCAGAGCTGCGGATCGGCCAGCAGGATGCCCAGACCTTTGGCAATATCCTCAGGCTTGGTCGGATCAACAATGATCCCGCTGTTATAACTGGTCAGAAAATGCTGGATCGGAGGAAGATTGCTGCCGACAATAGGGATGCCGCAGCTCATGTATTCAAACTGTTTAATCGGTATGTTCTTAAAATATTTGGGCAGCGGCAGCAGCGTAACAATGCCAACCCTAGACTTTCGGATATACTCCTGAACCTCGATATGGGGCACCCGTCCTGTGAAAAGGATATTTTTGCTCAGATCATTTTCTTCAATGTATTGGGTGACGATTTCTTTGCCTTCTACGTCATTAAAAGGCCCCACAAAAATCATCCGAATGTCCGGATACTTCTCCTTCAGCAGCTTGATAGCCTGGACAGTCATATATACGCCGCGCTCCAGGGTAATATCCCCCTGGTAAATGGCATCGTATTCCTTTTCCGGGAGTTCCGTTTCTTTTGGCGAAGCGTCAGCTTCCGGCGGTATAAATTCCGTAAAATTATAGACCACATCAACTCTGGGATTTTTGCCGGCAAACCGGTCTTTGACCGCATCATCTGCCGTGATAATCTGGTCAAATTTTCCAGCATAATACCGTTCACTTTTATCGACCAAAAAAGTAGCCAGGGGCCTCAAAATCCGCGGAATCTTCCTGGACATGCGCATCATATCCGGGTAATGCTCGTGGACATCGTAAATCAGCTTGCATGCAGGCAGCGCTTTTTTAATCTTTAACACTTTGTAGATTAGTTCAAAGTCGTGGAAATGGCAGATATCCGGTTGAAGTTCGATCGCTTTGGCAACGACGGTATCCCCGAGCTTAAAACGGCCGTAAAGAGATCCCGCTCTTGGCACGCCAATGATCCGGATCCCCTGTTCCATATATTCAGTTCTCTCATCAGGTACAATCAGGGTAATGTCGTCATATTTTTTCTTAAGAGACAAAGCCTGCTTGTAAAATATTCGGTTATCGAGGGTCGGATGACCCGTTGTGAGAATGCATATTTTCAAACTGTCCTGCCTCCTGTTAAAGTTTGATAGACGCGGGCCGTTTGGGCCGCATTATTTGACCAGGTAAACTGATCTAGCACCGTTTGCCTGCCTGCCTCACCGAGCCTCCGGCAGTAAGCAGGGTCTCTGAGCAGCGCATCGAGGGCTCCGGAAAGATCTTCGACATTCCGGGGGGCGACAAGCAGACCGTTTTGGCCATGGATCAGCGCATCTTCGATTCCTTCGCCGCGGACACCGATAGCCGGCAACCCCTGGGCCATCGCTTCAATATAGACGACGCCGAAGCCTTCCTGCCAGCTTGGCAGACAGAAAATATCGGCCTCTGCCATCTCTTTCATCACTTCAGGATGGGTAAGCTTTCCGAGAAAAACAACCTTATCTTTGAGGTTCAGACTTTCCGTCAAATCCTCCAGGGCTTT
This genomic stretch from Dehalobacter restrictus DSM 9455 harbors:
- a CDS encoding glycosyltransferase family 4 protein — translated: MKICILTTGHPTLDNRIFYKQALSLKKKYDDITLIVPDERTEYMEQGIRIIGVPRAGSLYGRFKLGDTVVAKAIELQPDICHFHDFELIYKVLKIKKALPACKLIYDVHEHYPDMMRMSRKIPRILRPLATFLVDKSERYYAGKFDQIITADDAVKDRFAGKNPRVDVVYNFTEFIPPEADASPKETELPEKEYDAIYQGDITLERGVYMTVQAIKLLKEKYPDIRMIFVGPFNDVEGKEIVTQYIEENDLSKNILFTGRVPHIEVQEYIRKSRVGIVTLLPLPKYFKNIPIKQFEYMSCGIPIVGSNLPPIQHFLTSYNSGIIVDPTKPEDIAKGLGILLADPQLCKEMGDNGIKAVREEYNWGKMEEKLLKIYSRFEN